Proteins encoded together in one Undibacterium sp. CCC3.4 window:
- a CDS encoding peptide MFS transporter — translation MNNIQTPVRHTILGHPESLFVLFFTEMWERFSYYGMRALLVLFLVTETAKGGWGWSRADATALYGWYTGLVYLTPILGGYLADKFLGSRRAVVLGGFIIAAGHASLLFDTPTMFYVGLTLVVAGTGLFKPNISAIVGQLYGKDNEAGRDGGYTLFYMGVNSGAFFGILLCGYVGEKISWPMGFGLAGAFMLLGAAQFYFGQGIFGDIGLAKSQQTGPAEAIEEAEPHIVADRLKAICVFSFFTIFFWFAFEQAGGSMTIFAADYTDRSLSGTSGLIFKIVNSLITVIPTIILSWLLVKLFYGTAKRYLLSNLLLLLCITAIWAMVIWMLSREFSLDHSAIPATWFGILNSFFLVILAPMFSKMWEKHWNPSGPVKFGVGLILLGLGFAALSYGSAQIPAGAKTASVSMVFLIAAYWFHTMGELCLSPVGLSYISKLAPPRLLGLMFGVWFLNAALANKLAGMTGSYIDAISETYSLSTFFLIFTIIPIAAGLVLMSLNAWMKKKMHGVH, via the coding sequence ATGAATAATATTCAAACACCAGTGCGTCACACGATTCTCGGCCATCCTGAGAGCCTGTTCGTACTGTTCTTTACAGAAATGTGGGAACGCTTTTCTTACTACGGCATGCGTGCACTGCTGGTCTTATTTCTGGTAACAGAAACCGCCAAGGGCGGCTGGGGCTGGAGTCGTGCCGACGCCACCGCTCTCTACGGCTGGTACACCGGCTTGGTGTATTTAACGCCGATTTTAGGTGGCTATCTGGCCGATAAATTCCTCGGCAGCCGACGCGCGGTGGTCTTGGGCGGCTTCATAATTGCTGCCGGGCATGCCTCTTTACTGTTCGATACACCAACCATGTTCTACGTCGGCTTGACGCTGGTCGTGGCGGGTACCGGCCTGTTCAAACCGAATATTTCCGCCATCGTCGGCCAACTGTATGGCAAAGACAATGAAGCTGGTCGTGACGGTGGCTATACGCTGTTTTATATGGGCGTCAATTCCGGTGCGTTTTTCGGTATTTTGCTGTGCGGTTATGTCGGCGAAAAAATCTCTTGGCCTATGGGTTTCGGCTTGGCCGGTGCCTTCATGCTGCTTGGCGCTGCGCAATTTTATTTCGGTCAAGGCATTTTCGGTGATATCGGACTGGCCAAATCGCAACAGACCGGTCCGGCCGAGGCCATCGAAGAAGCCGAGCCGCATATCGTGGCCGACCGCTTGAAAGCAATCTGCGTGTTTTCCTTCTTCACAATTTTCTTTTGGTTCGCGTTTGAGCAAGCCGGCGGTTCGATGACGATTTTTGCCGCCGACTATACCGACCGTAGCTTGAGCGGCACCAGTGGCTTGATATTTAAGATCGTCAATAGCCTGATCACGGTGATCCCGACCATCATTCTGTCTTGGTTGTTGGTTAAATTGTTTTATGGCACAGCAAAACGCTATTTATTGTCGAATTTGCTGCTGTTGCTGTGTATAACGGCAATCTGGGCAATGGTGATCTGGATGCTCTCGCGTGAATTTTCGCTCGACCACTCGGCCATACCAGCCACTTGGTTCGGCATTCTGAACTCATTCTTCCTGGTTATTTTGGCCCCGATGTTTTCCAAAATGTGGGAAAAACACTGGAATCCTAGCGGCCCGGTCAAGTTCGGCGTCGGTTTGATCTTACTCGGACTCGGCTTTGCGGCACTATCTTATGGTTCGGCACAAATTCCGGCCGGTGCAAAAACAGCCTCGGTCAGCATGGTCTTCCTGATCGCCGCCTACTGGTTCCATACCATGGGCGAATTATGCCTTTCGCCGGTAGGCTTGTCGTATATCAGTAAATTAGCCCCGCCGCGTTTGCTCGGCCTGATGTTCGGCGTGTGGTTTCTCAATGCCGCATTGGCGAACAAACTGGCCGGCATGACCGGCAGTTACATCGATGCGATTTCGGAAACCTACTCGCTTTCGACCTTCTTCCTCATTTTTACCATCATCCCCATTGCTGCCGGTTTGGTATTGATGAGTTTGAATGCTTGGATGAAAAAGAAAATGCACGGCGTGCATTGA
- a CDS encoding acetyl-CoA C-acetyltransferase — translation MQDVVIVAAGRTAVGKFGGSLSKIPASELGAIVIKGLLAKIGLSGEEVNEVLLGQVLTAGVGQNAARQAVIKAGLPAMVPAMTINKVCGSGLKATHLAAQAIKAGDADVIIAGGQENMSASPHVLNGSRDGFRMGDTKLVDTMIVDGLWDVYNQYHMGITAENVAKKYSVTREEQDLFALASQNKAEAAQKAGKFKDEIIPVEIVSKKGSIVFDTDEFIKHGATLESLSSLRPAFDKNGTVTAGNASGLNDGAAAVIMMSAAKAAALGLPVLARIKAYASAGIDPSIMGMGPVPAAQLCLKKAGWTHADLDLMEINEAFAAQAIAVNKEMAWDTSKINVNGGAIAIGHPIGASGCRILVSLIHEMIRTDAKKGLASLCIGGGMGVALAIER, via the coding sequence ATGCAAGACGTCGTTATCGTAGCTGCCGGCCGTACCGCTGTAGGTAAATTCGGTGGTTCTTTGTCAAAAATCCCCGCCTCAGAACTCGGTGCCATCGTCATCAAGGGTTTGCTCGCCAAAATCGGCTTGAGCGGCGAAGAAGTCAATGAAGTATTGCTCGGTCAAGTGTTGACTGCCGGCGTGGGCCAGAATGCCGCACGTCAAGCCGTGATCAAGGCCGGTTTACCAGCCATGGTTCCAGCCATGACCATCAATAAAGTCTGCGGCAGCGGTTTGAAAGCGACGCACTTGGCCGCGCAGGCAATCAAGGCGGGTGATGCGGATGTCATCATCGCCGGTGGTCAGGAAAACATGAGCGCTTCGCCACACGTGCTCAATGGTTCACGCGATGGTTTCCGTATGGGTGACACCAAGTTGGTCGACACCATGATCGTCGATGGCTTGTGGGATGTGTATAACCAATACCATATGGGCATCACGGCAGAAAATGTCGCAAAAAAATACAGCGTGACGCGCGAAGAGCAGGATTTGTTTGCCTTGGCATCACAAAACAAAGCCGAAGCAGCCCAGAAAGCTGGCAAATTCAAGGATGAAATTATCCCGGTTGAAATCGTCAGTAAAAAAGGCAGCATCGTGTTTGATACCGATGAATTCATCAAGCACGGTGCCACGCTTGAGTCGCTTTCGTCTTTGCGTCCAGCCTTCGACAAGAATGGCACCGTGACTGCTGGCAATGCTTCCGGTCTCAATGACGGCGCGGCTGCAGTGATCATGATGTCGGCTGCCAAAGCGGCCGCACTCGGTTTGCCAGTGCTGGCGCGCATTAAAGCCTATGCCTCGGCCGGGATTGATCCTAGCATCATGGGCATGGGACCGGTTCCAGCTGCTCAGTTGTGTCTGAAAAAAGCCGGTTGGACTCACGCCGACCTCGATTTGATGGAAATCAACGAAGCCTTTGCGGCCCAAGCGATTGCTGTCAATAAGGAAATGGCTTGGGATACCAGCAAGATCAATGTCAATGGCGGCGCCATTGCTATCGGTCATCCTATCGGTGCCTCAGGCTGCCGTATTTTGGTCAGTTTGATCCATGAAATGATACGTACCGATGCGAAAAAAGGCTTGGCCAGCTTGTGTATCGGTGGCGGCATGGGCGTGGCACTGGCAATCGAACGTTAA
- a CDS encoding phasin family protein, which produces MTTTPEQFIASTKASLEAQFASVTALNKKAFEGFEQLFSLNVNAAKASFEESTAAAKQLLSAKDPQEFFTLTAAQAQPSAEKALAYGRHLASITNATQQEFTKAVEAHIAETNTKVISLIDEVTKNAPAGSEQAVVALKSVVGNINAGYEQLSKTTKQAVQTLEENLSKATQQFTQAAEKATGKKK; this is translated from the coding sequence ATGACTACTACACCAGAACAATTTATCGCCTCGACTAAAGCTAGCCTAGAAGCCCAATTCGCTTCCGTGACAGCCTTGAACAAAAAAGCTTTCGAAGGCTTCGAACAATTGTTTTCCTTGAATGTTAACGCTGCCAAAGCGAGCTTCGAAGAAAGCACTGCTGCTGCAAAACAATTGTTGAGCGCGAAAGACCCACAAGAATTCTTCACTTTGACAGCTGCTCAAGCTCAACCAAGCGCTGAAAAAGCCTTGGCATATGGTCGTCACTTGGCCAGTATCACTAATGCTACTCAGCAAGAATTCACGAAAGCGGTTGAAGCCCATATCGCTGAAACAAACACTAAAGTCATCTCCTTGATCGACGAAGTCACTAAAAATGCTCCTGCCGGTTCGGAACAAGCTGTTGTTGCACTGAAATCTGTTGTTGGCAATATTAACGCCGGCTACGAACAATTGTCGAAAACAACGAAACAAGCTGTGCAAACTTTGGAAGAAAACCTGAGCAAAGCAACTCAGCAATTCACCCAAGCTGCTGAAAAAGCCACAGGCAAAAAGAAATAA
- a CDS encoding methylated-DNA--[protein]-cysteine S-methyltransferase, whose amino-acid sequence MNMLTYASPLGPLLIAASTQGISGVYFESHRHFKGSAAWHSAPEHPLLLAAELQLQQYFAGIRVAFDLPLDISGGTAFQQTVWRALQTIPAGVTRSYSELAQSIGKPGAVRAVGSANARNPLSILIPCHRVIAASGALSGYAGGLQNKQDLLAFEAKKHQFSTPFYRPENMISAANPHQA is encoded by the coding sequence ATGAACATGCTCACTTACGCCAGTCCGCTGGGCCCGCTATTGATTGCCGCCAGCACACAGGGCATCAGCGGTGTCTACTTTGAATCACATCGGCATTTCAAAGGCAGCGCCGCTTGGCACTCTGCGCCAGAGCATCCCTTGTTGTTGGCTGCGGAATTGCAATTACAGCAATATTTTGCTGGCATCCGCGTCGCCTTTGATTTACCCCTCGATATCAGTGGCGGCACGGCATTCCAACAAACGGTCTGGCGTGCGCTGCAAACCATCCCAGCCGGAGTAACCCGCAGCTACAGCGAGTTGGCGCAAAGCATAGGCAAGCCCGGCGCGGTGCGTGCCGTCGGTTCGGCCAATGCTCGTAATCCACTCTCCATCCTGATTCCTTGCCACCGCGTGATCGCCGCCAGCGGCGCACTGAGTGGCTATGCCGGCGGGCTGCAGAATAAACAGGATTTACTTGCCTTTGAGGCAAAAAAACATCAGTTTTCAACACCGTTTTACCGGCCTGAAAACATGATATCGGCCGCAAACCCGCATCAGGCTTAG
- a CDS encoding ANTAR domain-containing response regulator: MLRAVILDANAVARNLLTSVLNNGGHEVVGDANLAPASLARIIKLKPQIICIDVGEVAADGMAVIDQLRGELPKALLFMVSSKIDASILQAAQERGVHGFIVKPFNSVAVLTAIRNTIVRIAKQQRAAMVAPLAADAPDNAGAVQ; this comes from the coding sequence ATGCTCAGAGCAGTTATCTTGGATGCCAATGCGGTTGCCCGCAACTTACTCACCTCCGTTCTCAATAACGGTGGCCACGAAGTGGTCGGCGACGCCAATCTGGCACCGGCCAGTTTGGCGCGCATCATCAAACTCAAGCCGCAAATCATTTGCATCGATGTCGGTGAAGTTGCGGCCGATGGCATGGCGGTGATCGACCAGCTGCGCGGCGAATTGCCGAAAGCGCTGTTGTTCATGGTGTCATCCAAAATTGATGCCAGCATTTTGCAGGCGGCGCAAGAACGCGGCGTACACGGCTTCATCGTCAAACCTTTCAATTCCGTCGCGGTATTGACAGCGATCCGCAATACCATCGTGCGTATCGCCAAGCAGCAGCGTGCCGCCATGGTCGCGCCGCTCGCCGCTGATGCGCCCGACAATGCCGGGGCGGTGCAGTAA
- a CDS encoding porin produces the protein MRIKQITSSLALLSASALPAYSYAESYLLDRAANLPRYNGSLSAGGVALYGSVDSGINVIRSGDAASTLRLQSGGEHTTKLGLYGRENISADLSVEFNHESGLYGDTGKLQDSKSMFNRESWVGLKSRQFGTLRFGKQLASALPLFVDVFGAVETNSVYSWVGGGASQGTAGIGYNSDLGAGSMAAPSRVARAITYTTPRRYGVEAQFMMATKDQGAANAVGSPNIVNRGGVLSYAAGHVYLAGSYNQAWSTPSEAEGIAAVRNDSSGLAAIYDDGDLVLSSSVMQLSSRRADNASARVYTLGSIVRHARHHYRASLVYREVLGRARNASPGQGSSALGLMLGYDYEISKRTALYARFGVLNNRGASTIVINGNPLPLMSDGQTPQSGLRTTSFSLGMAHQF, from the coding sequence ATGCGCATTAAACAAATCACCAGTTCACTCGCCTTGCTGTCGGCGAGTGCGCTGCCGGCTTACAGTTACGCAGAATCGTACTTGCTGGATCGGGCCGCCAACCTGCCGCGCTATAACGGCAGTCTCAGTGCCGGTGGCGTCGCTTTGTACGGCAGTGTCGACAGTGGCATCAATGTCATCCGTTCGGGCGACGCCGCGAGCACGCTGCGCTTACAGAGTGGCGGTGAACATACCACCAAGTTGGGCTTGTACGGTCGCGAAAATATCTCGGCCGATCTGTCCGTCGAATTTAACCACGAAAGCGGTTTGTACGGTGATACCGGTAAGTTGCAAGACAGCAAATCCATGTTCAATCGCGAATCGTGGGTAGGCCTGAAGTCGCGCCAATTCGGCACGCTGCGTTTTGGTAAGCAATTGGCCAGCGCCTTGCCTTTGTTTGTCGATGTCTTCGGCGCAGTGGAAACCAACTCGGTCTATTCCTGGGTCGGTGGTGGTGCCAGCCAGGGTACTGCCGGCATCGGCTACAACAGCGATCTCGGTGCCGGTTCGATGGCGGCACCGAGTCGGGTTGCGCGTGCCATCACCTATACCACGCCACGGCGCTATGGCGTGGAAGCGCAATTTATGATGGCCACTAAAGACCAAGGCGCGGCGAATGCCGTCGGCAGTCCCAACATCGTCAACCGCGGCGGCGTGCTGTCCTACGCCGCCGGTCATGTCTACTTGGCCGGCAGTTATAACCAAGCCTGGAGCACGCCTTCGGAAGCCGAGGGGATTGCGGCCGTGCGCAACGACAGCAGCGGTTTGGCCGCGATTTACGACGATGGCGATCTGGTGCTGTCTTCATCGGTGATGCAGCTGAGTTCGCGCCGTGCCGACAATGCCAGTGCGCGCGTCTACACACTTGGTAGTATCGTACGTCACGCGCGCCATCACTATCGCGCTTCTCTCGTGTATCGCGAAGTGTTAGGCCGCGCGCGCAATGCCAGCCCCGGCCAGGGCAGCAGCGCGCTCGGGCTTATGCTGGGCTACGATTATGAGATCTCCAAGCGTACCGCACTGTATGCCCGCTTTGGCGTGCTCAACAACCGCGGTGCTTCCACCATTGTCATCAATGGCAATCCTTTGCCCTTGATGAGCGATGGCCAAACCCCGCAAAGCGGGCTGCGCACGACCTCGTTCTCACTGGGGATGGCGCACCAGTTCTGA
- a CDS encoding DMT family transporter produces MRSSDVIRLLSLAAIWGASFLFMRVAAPVLGVFWTSEIRVGLAGLALLLLMWFSQRATGWRVHWQSLLLLGTVNSALPVALYAYAAMHMPAGYSAIVNATSPLWGAVCGALWLGERLSGRKLLGMAVGVAGVALLVRLGPVAMSRELLLAVFACVGATICYALAGIYSKKISGSISAMQMASGSQLGAAIVLLPFFPLASVTGTVSSLVLLAAVALALLCSAAAYPLYFRLLRDLGPSKALTVTFLIPLFALLWSALFLGETIAPSTLFGCAAVVLATWLVVFAPATPERGT; encoded by the coding sequence ATGCGCAGCAGTGATGTAATCCGTCTTCTGAGTTTGGCCGCCATTTGGGGTGCCTCATTTTTATTCATGCGCGTCGCCGCGCCGGTGTTGGGGGTCTTTTGGACCTCGGAAATCCGGGTCGGGCTGGCTGGTCTGGCCTTGCTGTTGCTGATGTGGTTCAGCCAGCGCGCCACCGGTTGGCGCGTGCATTGGCAATCTTTGCTGCTGCTGGGTACGGTCAACTCGGCGCTGCCGGTGGCGCTGTATGCGTATGCGGCCATGCATATGCCGGCCGGGTATTCGGCCATTGTCAACGCCACCAGTCCGCTGTGGGGTGCTGTGTGCGGTGCGCTCTGGCTCGGCGAGCGTCTGAGCGGGCGGAAATTGCTCGGCATGGCGGTCGGTGTCGCTGGCGTCGCCTTATTAGTCAGGCTCGGGCCGGTCGCCATGAGCCGAGAATTGTTGTTGGCCGTCTTTGCCTGTGTCGGTGCGACGATTTGCTATGCCTTGGCCGGTATTTATTCGAAAAAAATCTCGGGCAGTATCAGTGCCATGCAAATGGCCAGTGGTTCACAGCTCGGGGCGGCCATCGTTCTGCTGCCATTCTTCCCGCTCGCCAGCGTCACAGGCACGGTCAGCTCGCTGGTCTTGCTGGCGGCGGTGGCCTTGGCTTTATTGTGCAGCGCCGCCGCGTATCCCTTGTATTTCCGCTTGTTGCGCGATCTTGGCCCGAGCAAGGCACTGACGGTCACCTTTCTGATTCCCTTGTTTGCCTTATTGTGGAGCGCGCTGTTTCTCGGTGAAACGATCGCGCCGAGCACCTTGTTCGGCTGCGCAGCGGTGGTGCTGGCAACCTGGTTGGTGGTGTTTGCTCCGGCTACGCCAGAGCGCGGCACTTGA
- a CDS encoding MFS transporter, protein MTTSLTHSAPPLSSQASADLYRRIHWRLLPLLMICYLVACLDRINIGYAQLQMKATLPFGDAVYGLGAGIFFIGYFLCEVPSNLLLEKIGLRKTLLRIMTCWGLVAAGMMFVSTPTEFYVMRFLLGVFEAGFFPGVVLYFTYWYPSSQRGKAMAIFGAAAVASTVLAGPLCGSILKYFNGTYGYAGWQWLFVLQGLPAVFLGVIAYYYLDDKPSQASWLTAAEKHWLGEQVARDQSAIASGRHSGNRDLMRDPKVYLLALVNFLKIGATYAMVFWLPSLIKSWGVHDMVLIGWYAAIPNLCGMFGMVLICRHSDRQRERRWHFVGSIGIAAIGLLITIWSIGNLTMSLLGMSIASVGVAATTPLFITIVTEYLSKNSSAVGIGLITSLGMLGAAASPVATGMITARSGSVAPALYLVITLYLLAGLLLAWTIRPARAQRTL, encoded by the coding sequence ATGACCACCTCCTTAACGCACAGCGCGCCGCCGCTCTCGTCTCAGGCCAGCGCCGACTTATATCGGCGCATTCACTGGCGCTTGCTGCCGTTGCTGATGATTTGCTATCTCGTCGCCTGCCTGGACCGCATCAACATCGGCTATGCACAGCTACAAATGAAAGCCACCCTACCGTTCGGCGACGCCGTGTATGGTCTCGGTGCCGGGATTTTCTTCATCGGTTATTTTTTGTGCGAAGTGCCGAGTAATCTCTTGTTGGAAAAAATCGGCTTGCGCAAAACGCTGTTGCGCATCATGACTTGCTGGGGCTTGGTCGCTGCCGGCATGATGTTCGTCTCTACCCCGACCGAATTTTACGTCATGCGCTTTTTGCTTGGGGTGTTTGAAGCCGGGTTTTTCCCCGGCGTGGTGCTGTATTTTACTTACTGGTACCCTTCGTCTCAGCGCGGTAAGGCGATGGCGATCTTCGGTGCCGCCGCGGTGGCGTCAACCGTGTTGGCCGGCCCCTTGTGCGGCAGTATTTTAAAATACTTCAACGGCACCTATGGCTACGCCGGCTGGCAGTGGCTGTTCGTTTTACAAGGCTTACCAGCGGTGTTTCTCGGGGTGATCGCCTACTACTATCTCGATGACAAACCAAGCCAGGCCAGTTGGTTGACTGCGGCAGAAAAACATTGGTTGGGCGAGCAAGTAGCGCGCGACCAGAGCGCGATTGCCAGCGGCCGCCACAGTGGTAACCGCGACCTGATGCGCGACCCGAAAGTGTATTTGCTCGCGCTGGTGAATTTTCTCAAGATCGGTGCCACCTATGCCATGGTATTTTGGCTGCCCTCGCTGATCAAAAGTTGGGGCGTACACGATATGGTGCTGATCGGCTGGTACGCGGCGATTCCTAATCTGTGTGGTATGTTCGGCATGGTGCTGATTTGCCGCCATTCCGACCGCCAACGCGAACGGCGCTGGCATTTTGTCGGCAGCATCGGCATTGCCGCGATCGGCTTGTTGATCACGATTTGGTCGATCGGCAACTTGACGATGTCCTTGCTTGGCATGTCGATCGCCAGCGTTGGTGTGGCCGCGACGACGCCATTGTTCATCACCATCGTCACTGAATACCTGTCGAAAAATTCCAGTGCCGTCGGCATCGGTCTCATCACCAGCTTGGGCATGCTGGGCGCGGCCGCTAGCCCGGTGGCAACCGGCATGATCACCGCGCGCAGCGGCAGCGTGGCACCGGCTTTGTATCTGGTGATCACCCTGTATCTGTTGGCTGGCTTACTGTTGGCCTGGACCATACGGCCGGCGCGCGCGCAGCGCACGCTGTAG
- a CDS encoding LysR substrate-binding domain-containing protein: MKPNQLRALVAIAEHGSIHAAARALCLTQPAVTKAIHELEAHLGLSLLNRQSRGVTFTEPGRVVLARARLIVREFERVQEEVGLLKGTSAGRLMIGVTPLAGLTVLPKAFQQFRAVCPDIELNFLEFSADKLDEHLRCGTLDFAVGALPDLRRHTATKNRHLLSLPTSLAVRRGSPLCDCRSLAQLQKAEWLHTEVSSHFELFLAELFQQHGLPPPRRITRCSSQSLFLSLALEADVVIFWSQFSLLLPALREQLSPLQLDTVLPHLGLHLMQREDGLLTPSAEYFIRCIEQVAAEAREAQI; this comes from the coding sequence ATGAAACCTAATCAATTACGCGCACTCGTCGCCATCGCTGAGCACGGCAGCATCCATGCGGCCGCGCGCGCGTTATGCCTGACCCAGCCGGCCGTCACCAAGGCGATCCACGAATTGGAAGCGCACTTGGGCCTGAGCCTGCTTAACCGGCAATCGCGCGGCGTGACCTTTACCGAACCGGGCCGCGTCGTGTTGGCCCGAGCGCGCTTGATCGTGCGCGAATTTGAACGCGTACAGGAAGAAGTCGGTCTGCTCAAAGGGACCAGTGCCGGGCGACTGATGATAGGGGTGACGCCGCTGGCCGGCCTGACCGTGTTGCCGAAAGCTTTTCAGCAGTTCCGCGCGGTATGTCCCGATATTGAATTGAATTTTCTGGAATTTTCGGCCGACAAGCTCGACGAACATTTGCGTTGTGGCACGCTCGATTTCGCCGTCGGCGCACTACCTGATTTGCGCCGTCATACGGCCACCAAAAATCGCCATCTCTTGTCACTGCCGACCTCGCTGGCGGTACGCCGCGGCAGCCCGCTATGTGACTGCCGCAGTTTGGCGCAGTTACAGAAGGCCGAATGGCTGCACACTGAAGTGAGCAGCCATTTTGAGTTATTTCTGGCCGAACTGTTCCAGCAGCACGGTCTGCCGCCACCACGCCGCATCACACGCTGCAGTTCGCAATCGCTGTTTCTAAGCTTGGCCTTGGAAGCCGACGTGGTTATTTTTTGGTCGCAATTCTCGCTGCTGCTGCCAGCCTTGCGCGAACAATTAAGCCCGCTGCAACTCGATACGGTGCTGCCGCATCTCGGTTTGCATTTGATGCAGCGCGAAGATGGCTTGCTAACCCCAAGCGCAGAATATTTCATCCGTTGTATAGAACAAGTTGCCGCTGAGGCTAGGGAAGCGCAGATTTAA
- a CDS encoding GGDEF domain-containing protein, with amino-acid sequence MPADSEQDQPLVNARQQLSLLIKQIKETGRQDNLLPTLETVLTQLEGLAQHDHLTGALNRRTLLNMLDGELARSYRTGHTFSFAVISVDGLELILEQHGQAVARTVLQLLGKEALTMLRTLDSFGRVAANEFAIVMPTTWLEQSMKAIARLKQRVAALDWDSVAAGLVITFSTGLTTNVIKDTPETMLQRANTALAQAKSGGPDRIVEAEAPMPHYDPNAADN; translated from the coding sequence ATGCCGGCAGATTCAGAGCAAGATCAGCCCTTGGTCAACGCCAGACAGCAGTTGTCGCTGTTAATCAAGCAAATCAAGGAAACCGGCCGGCAAGATAACTTGCTGCCGACGCTGGAAACCGTGCTCACGCAACTCGAGGGGCTGGCGCAGCACGATCATCTGACCGGGGCACTCAATCGGCGCACCCTGCTCAATATGCTCGATGGTGAACTGGCGCGCTCTTACCGCACCGGCCACACATTTTCCTTTGCCGTCATCAGTGTCGATGGTCTCGAACTGATTTTGGAACAACATGGTCAGGCCGTGGCGCGCACGGTACTGCAATTGCTGGGCAAAGAAGCCTTGACCATGCTGCGCACACTCGATTCTTTCGGCCGCGTGGCGGCCAATGAATTCGCGATTGTCATGCCGACCACTTGGCTCGAACAGAGCATGAAGGCGATCGCGCGCTTGAAACAACGCGTCGCCGCGCTCGATTGGGATAGCGTGGCAGCGGGACTGGTAATCACGTTTTCCACCGGGCTGACCACGAATGTCATCAAAGACACGCCGGAAACCATGCTACAACGAGCCAATACCGCGCTGGCTCAAGCCAAGTCCGGCGGGCCCGACCGTATCGTCGAAGCCGAAGCGCCGATGCCGCATTACGACCCGAACGCAGCCGACAACTGA
- a CDS encoding M20 aminoacylase family protein — protein MPAAFPIIAEIAANADEFIQLRRRIHAHPEIGFEEFETSRLVADRLSAWGYTVSTGIGGTGVVGQLKVGNGSKRIGIRADMDALPIHEQTGLPYASRIDGKMHACGHDGHTAVLLAAAHYLAHSRAFNGVLNLIFQPAEEGLGGAPRMIADGLFERFPCDAVFALHNAPGVAVGQFALRTGAAAASSDSVKITLHGKGTHGAMPHFGHDPIVAAASIVMALQTIVSRNVAADETAVITVGALNAGTAANVIPPTATLLLTIRTMNPQVQALVARRLHELVTAQAASFGVRAEIEISPISCVLMNAPAETDFARQLLIDMLGREQVIEMPSGLLGSEDFSWMLEKVPGCYVLLGNGIDQQGACMVHNPGYDFNDQALTLGASYWSHLVERYLV, from the coding sequence GTGCCAGCAGCCTTTCCTATTATTGCTGAAATTGCAGCCAACGCCGACGAATTCATACAATTACGTCGACGCATACACGCCCATCCGGAAATCGGCTTTGAAGAATTTGAAACCAGTCGCCTGGTAGCGGATCGCCTCAGTGCATGGGGTTACACGGTCAGCACGGGTATCGGTGGCACCGGCGTGGTTGGCCAATTAAAAGTTGGTAACGGCAGTAAGCGCATCGGCATTCGCGCTGATATGGATGCTTTGCCAATTCACGAGCAGACCGGTTTACCGTATGCCAGTCGGATCGATGGCAAAATGCATGCCTGCGGCCACGATGGCCACACTGCGGTATTGCTGGCAGCAGCCCATTATCTGGCGCACAGCCGTGCTTTCAACGGGGTACTCAATCTGATTTTTCAGCCGGCCGAAGAGGGCTTAGGCGGTGCCCCGCGCATGATCGCTGACGGCTTGTTCGAGCGCTTCCCGTGCGACGCCGTGTTTGCGCTGCATAACGCTCCCGGCGTTGCGGTCGGTCAGTTCGCGCTGCGCACCGGTGCCGCCGCCGCCTCGTCTGATTCGGTCAAAATCACTTTACACGGCAAGGGCACGCACGGGGCCATGCCGCATTTCGGCCACGACCCCATCGTCGCTGCCGCCAGTATCGTGATGGCTTTGCAAACAATCGTGTCGCGTAACGTGGCCGCCGATGAAACCGCCGTCATCACCGTCGGCGCACTCAATGCCGGCACCGCCGCCAATGTGATACCGCCCACGGCGACCTTGCTGCTCACTATCCGCACCATGAATCCGCAGGTGCAAGCCTTGGTCGCCCGGCGTTTGCACGAACTCGTCACGGCCCAGGCCGCCAGTTTCGGCGTGCGGGCCGAGATTGAGATCAGCCCGATCTCCTGCGTGTTGATGAACGCCCCAGCGGAGACTGATTTTGCGCGCCAACTGCTGATCGATATGCTCGGTCGCGAGCAAGTCATTGAAATGCCATCAGGATTGCTAGGCAGCGAAGACTTCTCATGGATGCTGGAGAAAGTGCCTGGTTGCTACGTTTTACTCGGCAACGGCATAGACCAACAGGGTGCTTGCATGGTGCACAATCCTGGTTACGATTTCAATGATCAAGCGCTGACGCTGGGCGCGAGCTATTGGAGCCATTTGGTCGAGCGCTATCTGGTGTAG